Proteins from a genomic interval of Haloferax marinisediminis:
- a CDS encoding glycosyltransferase family 2 protein: MSKSTSKKHNKAVIGFVATSANLAKLTQSIVDATSEGYQVLVTPDSTISDRELEFVVKLDPQLVSLVPSADERGPPYLRLVDAASEKGSRLFVYHVDDSQFDSNDIESDSLRMGNANNATIRTNNESLRNEEKTIAAIPAHNEEKTVGEVVRDAVAYVDEVLVIDDGSSDETPAVARAAGATVIEHERNRGYGGALNTAFREADERGATTLVTLDADGQHNAADIPALVEHQRETDASIVVGSRFVDGATCNAPLYRRFGIKVINVLTNLSMGVVRSESWVSDTQSGFRAYDRQAIQSLAADNTIGDQMSASTDILYHAHHYNYRIEEIPIRVEYDVEDANSANPISHGWNLVSNILRTVERERPMTALGVPGFLATVVGVMFGYLFVVQYLTNGQLPVGIAVLCALFTLAGMFACFTGIILHSMNRVLEPNVGTVSQR, from the coding sequence ATGTCAAAGTCTACATCGAAAAAACATAACAAGGCAGTCATCGGGTTCGTCGCAACGTCAGCGAACCTTGCGAAACTCACACAGAGCATCGTCGACGCGACGAGCGAGGGGTATCAAGTTCTGGTTACGCCCGACTCGACGATCAGTGATCGTGAGCTGGAGTTCGTCGTGAAGTTAGATCCGCAACTCGTGTCGCTTGTGCCGTCTGCGGACGAACGGGGTCCCCCATATCTGAGGCTCGTCGATGCTGCATCGGAGAAGGGGTCACGATTGTTCGTCTATCACGTCGATGACTCCCAATTTGATTCCAACGACATCGAGAGTGACTCGTTGCGGATGGGGAATGCAAACAACGCTACCATTCGAACGAATAACGAGTCGTTACGGAACGAAGAGAAGACGATTGCTGCAATCCCAGCACACAACGAAGAAAAAACCGTCGGTGAGGTCGTCCGCGATGCGGTCGCGTACGTCGACGAAGTCCTCGTCATCGACGATGGAAGTAGTGACGAAACCCCTGCTGTCGCGCGCGCGGCGGGTGCGACAGTCATCGAGCACGAACGAAACCGAGGATACGGGGGCGCGCTCAACACCGCGTTTCGTGAGGCTGACGAACGCGGTGCGACGACGCTCGTGACGTTAGACGCTGATGGACAGCATAATGCTGCTGACATCCCTGCATTAGTTGAACATCAACGGGAGACCGACGCATCGATTGTCGTTGGGAGCCGGTTCGTCGATGGGGCCACGTGCAACGCTCCCCTATATCGGCGGTTCGGAATCAAAGTAATCAACGTGCTCACGAATCTGAGCATGGGTGTCGTCCGCTCTGAGTCGTGGGTGTCTGACACTCAAAGTGGTTTTCGAGCATACGACAGGCAAGCAATCCAGTCCCTTGCAGCAGATAACACGATTGGCGACCAGATGAGTGCGAGCACGGACATCCTCTATCATGCCCATCACTACAATTACCGAATCGAAGAGATACCAATCAGAGTGGAGTACGACGTAGAAGACGCGAACAGCGCGAACCCAATCTCACACGGGTGGAACCTCGTATCGAACATTCTGCGGACCGTCGAACGCGAACGACCAATGACCGCTCTCGGTGTTCCTGGCTTCCTTGCGACGGTCGTTGGGGTAATGTTCGGGTATTTATTCGTGGTCCAGTATCTAACGAATGGCCAACTTCCTGTCGGAATCGCCGTGTTGTGTGCGTTGTTCACGTTGGCCGGGATGTTTGCGTGCTTCACCGGCATCATTCTCCACTCGATGAATCGTGTTCTCGAACCAAACGTCGGTACTGTTTCTCAGAGATGA
- a CDS encoding polysaccharide deacetylase family protein has product MEPQPVNALSFDLEHWYSATLVADDTTEPEDHIERSTEIVLELLDKHDVSATFFVVGQVAAEYPSLVRSLVQKGHEVASHGHTHTPLFELTKAEFAEELEQSANAIRQATGVDPIGFRAPNFSITPKTAWAFDVLNASEYRYDSSVFPVKTPLYGVSDAPTAPYVVSSSLSPFDVGMAYSGSGIVEFPISVVETPLERFSGYGFPTRIPFSGGFYARVLPSMLLRRFVRQVNRQGRPVNLYFHPWEFNEQVQIEGLPIHKRLVSYYGMDKAIQKLDNLLHEFEFDTVQSVLSPELTETTDRTSTTQVH; this is encoded by the coding sequence ATGGAGCCCCAACCGGTGAACGCACTTAGTTTCGACCTCGAACACTGGTACTCTGCGACACTCGTCGCTGACGATACTACCGAGCCAGAAGACCACATCGAACGCTCTACAGAGATCGTCCTCGAACTTCTCGACAAGCACGACGTCTCAGCGACTTTTTTCGTCGTCGGTCAAGTCGCTGCTGAGTATCCCTCACTCGTTCGATCGCTCGTGCAGAAGGGCCACGAAGTTGCCTCACACGGTCATACACACACACCGCTATTCGAACTCACGAAAGCAGAGTTCGCAGAAGAACTCGAACAGTCTGCGAACGCGATTCGTCAGGCGACAGGAGTCGACCCAATCGGTTTTCGAGCCCCGAACTTCTCCATAACACCGAAGACAGCGTGGGCGTTCGACGTGTTAAATGCCAGCGAGTACAGATACGATTCCAGTGTGTTCCCCGTGAAGACACCACTGTATGGTGTTTCGGATGCACCAACTGCGCCCTACGTGGTGTCGTCTTCGCTGTCCCCGTTCGACGTTGGGATGGCTTACAGTGGGAGTGGAATCGTCGAGTTCCCTATCTCTGTCGTCGAGACACCACTCGAACGGTTCTCTGGATATGGGTTCCCAACGAGGATTCCGTTTTCGGGTGGATTCTACGCCCGTGTACTCCCTTCGATGCTTCTGCGACGGTTCGTCCGCCAAGTAAATCGACAGGGCCGGCCAGTAAATCTGTATTTCCACCCGTGGGAGTTCAACGAGCAGGTACAGATCGAGGGGCTCCCTATCCACAAGCGACTCGTGAGCTACTACGGAATGGACAAGGCGATTCAGAAACTCGACAATCTTCTGCACGAGTTCGAATTCGACACAGTGCAGTCTGTACTGTCTCCTGAACTCACCGAGACCACGGACAGAACGTCGACGACGCAGGTACACTAA
- a CDS encoding GNAT family N-acetyltransferase: MSKTQTQQSQITVEWCDSPAEWDRFVEQHNGSPYALWGWGDASTQYGHDRHYLVAREDGEIAGVLPLVYIQSRLFGSKLVSPPYAERGSILTSGHSTERVRDALLEQTKSLAQELGVDYVSLRGSDLGDPDGFDHERRFVTFDISLEGGPDAVWERMDENRQRGILQAQDESIVYEEADSLSDLREYYQLNLETMRGHGTPPHSFAFYRLVWERFFDDGNLKLRLIRKDGDLINGVLDFCLGDTIYQWGVVSDYEHRSLNGGSLLHWKSMEWGAENGYRSYELGRTREGTGVYMFKKRFGGNKVWYDDYHYFPNERVALPDPDDDSYDQLKEIWKRLPLPVTSFVGPTFRKQICL, encoded by the coding sequence ATGAGCAAAACACAAACTCAACAATCTCAGATTACGGTCGAATGGTGCGACTCTCCGGCCGAGTGGGACAGATTTGTCGAACAACACAATGGCTCCCCGTACGCGCTGTGGGGGTGGGGAGATGCGAGTACACAGTACGGACACGACCGACATTACCTCGTTGCACGCGAAGATGGCGAGATAGCAGGGGTACTTCCGCTCGTGTACATTCAAAGTCGGCTGTTCGGGTCCAAGCTCGTCTCCCCACCCTATGCGGAACGTGGGTCGATACTCACTTCGGGACACAGCACCGAGCGAGTTCGCGACGCACTCCTCGAACAGACCAAGAGCCTCGCACAGGAACTGGGTGTAGACTACGTTAGTCTCCGTGGGTCTGACCTCGGCGACCCGGACGGATTCGACCACGAGCGACGGTTCGTGACCTTCGATATCTCTCTCGAAGGGGGTCCGGATGCAGTCTGGGAGAGAATGGACGAGAATCGCCAACGCGGTATTCTCCAAGCGCAAGATGAATCGATCGTGTACGAAGAAGCCGACTCTCTCTCTGACCTCCGAGAGTACTACCAGTTGAACCTCGAGACGATGCGAGGGCATGGAACGCCACCACACTCGTTCGCGTTCTACCGCCTCGTCTGGGAACGGTTCTTCGACGATGGCAATCTGAAACTCAGGCTCATCCGCAAGGATGGTGACCTCATCAACGGCGTACTCGACTTCTGCCTTGGGGACACCATCTACCAGTGGGGTGTCGTCTCAGACTACGAACATCGGTCGCTCAACGGAGGCAGCTTACTCCATTGGAAGTCCATGGAGTGGGGTGCTGAAAACGGATACCGGTCGTACGAACTTGGTCGGACACGCGAAGGGACAGGTGTCTACATGTTCAAAAAACGATTCGGTGGGAACAAAGTCTGGTACGACGATTACCACTACTTCCCCAACGAACGGGTTGCTCTCCCGGACCCAGATGACGACTCGTACGACCAACTAAAAGAAATCTGGAAGCGACTCCCACTTCCTGTCACGAGCTTCGTCGGGCCAACGTTCCGGAAGCAGATCTGTCTCTAA
- a CDS encoding glycosyltransferase family 4 protein — protein MHVVYVIGQSSGGLPHYAAELANAMTEHADVTVLKPSVTSADDLFAEEVDVLSVFEPISISMPEIYKLDLDPRKVYRGLSSYDNIEIIRDLDADLVHDPTGLFPQMKFFIKIHGIDKQYPFVTTRHEVPPNPFSLSRPPVFVESVVDLLIPNLDEQQSIVHTKRQKEVLVNRGYPQELVRVIPHGVYSVFGSAQENVAEPEPNTLLFFGNIVPPKGLNTLVKAIPQVAREIPDVKLIIAGDGKISSDSQRIIDNYEKNFEVHNRFIENDKVNELFSRAEVVTTPYRSQQGTKGHSGVVATAFSFGKPIVASTASEFPELVGESGAGVVVPPDDPHKLATAIIGVLKDDEAREEMSKRSLEMADRLSWENVAKQYLDVYRQIIDNQSSEKRIYPVST, from the coding sequence ATGCATGTAGTATACGTAATCGGGCAGAGTAGTGGGGGATTGCCTCACTACGCAGCAGAGTTAGCGAATGCGATGACGGAGCACGCCGACGTCACAGTGCTGAAACCGTCTGTGACTTCGGCCGATGACCTGTTCGCTGAGGAAGTCGACGTTTTGTCTGTCTTCGAGCCAATCTCGATATCGATGCCCGAGATATACAAACTCGACCTCGATCCACGTAAGGTCTATCGAGGTCTCTCCTCCTACGATAACATCGAGATCATTCGGGACCTCGATGCCGACCTCGTCCACGACCCAACGGGACTGTTTCCGCAGATGAAATTCTTCATAAAAATCCACGGAATCGACAAACAGTACCCGTTCGTCACGACGCGTCACGAAGTCCCGCCGAATCCATTTTCGCTCTCACGGCCACCAGTATTCGTCGAGAGTGTAGTCGACCTCTTGATTCCAAATCTGGACGAACAGCAATCGATCGTTCACACGAAGAGACAAAAGGAGGTGTTGGTAAACCGGGGGTACCCACAAGAGCTCGTACGCGTCATCCCTCACGGTGTGTACTCTGTATTCGGGAGTGCTCAGGAGAACGTCGCTGAACCTGAACCGAACACCCTGCTCTTCTTCGGGAATATCGTTCCTCCGAAGGGGCTCAATACACTAGTCAAGGCGATTCCACAGGTTGCACGTGAGATTCCGGACGTGAAACTGATTATCGCAGGAGACGGAAAGATATCGAGCGACTCACAGCGAATCATCGACAACTACGAGAAGAACTTCGAAGTTCACAACAGGTTCATCGAAAACGACAAAGTGAACGAACTGTTCTCGCGTGCAGAAGTCGTTACCACCCCCTATCGGAGCCAGCAGGGAACGAAAGGTCACAGTGGCGTCGTTGCCACCGCATTCTCGTTCGGGAAACCAATCGTCGCGTCAACTGCGAGCGAATTCCCCGAACTCGTTGGTGAGTCAGGTGCGGGTGTTGTCGTTCCGCCGGACGACCCACACAAACTCGCGACTGCCATAATTGGCGTACTGAAAGACGACGAAGCGAGAGAAGAGATGTCGAAACGGAGTCTCGAAATGGCTGACCGACTCTCTTGGGAAAATGTCGCGAAGCAGTATCTGGACGTGTATCGGCAAATAATCGACAACCAGTCATCGGAAAAGCGTATTTATCCTGTGAGTACGTAG
- a CDS encoding glycoside hydrolase family 16 protein, with translation MDHSDVGPQYGAVDTSQMTLAFEDTFEDDSLDESLWGTEYPWKSRVHNYNGYADPNNVYISMDTLVIKAEKKPQNGKTYTTGVASPRRDFSYGFFEASVKVPPIATGFWPAFWMTPVDAWPPEIDIFEFFGDDPRAHMTYHYNDLLGLKKKANGAAAVPNPSSNFHTYAVDWAPEKIVWYIDGQEQFRFTGPRVTQDEMHLIFNFGIDASFLGTPRDEDLPEVMQIDYLRVWQR, from the coding sequence GTGGACCACAGTGACGTTGGTCCGCAATACGGCGCGGTCGATACTTCCCAGATGACGCTTGCGTTCGAAGATACCTTTGAAGATGACTCGTTAGACGAGTCTCTGTGGGGGACAGAGTATCCGTGGAAGTCACGGGTCCACAACTACAACGGGTACGCAGACCCCAATAATGTCTACATATCCATGGACACGCTCGTGATCAAAGCGGAGAAGAAACCACAGAACGGCAAGACGTATACGACTGGTGTCGCGTCTCCGCGAAGGGATTTCTCGTACGGATTCTTCGAGGCGAGTGTCAAGGTTCCACCAATTGCGACTGGGTTCTGGCCGGCATTTTGGATGACGCCAGTCGATGCGTGGCCTCCAGAAATCGACATTTTCGAATTTTTCGGGGACGACCCGAGGGCTCACATGACGTATCACTATAATGACCTCTTGGGCCTGAAGAAGAAGGCTAACGGAGCAGCGGCGGTCCCTAATCCTAGTTCAAACTTTCACACGTATGCAGTCGACTGGGCCCCCGAAAAAATCGTCTGGTACATCGACGGTCAAGAGCAGTTTAGATTCACGGGCCCGAGAGTCACACAAGACGAGATGCATCTCATCTTCAACTTCGGCATCGACGCATCGTTCCTCGGGACCCCGAGAGACGAGGACCTGCCAGAAGTGATGCAGATTGACTACCTTCGTGTGTGGCAACGATAG
- a CDS encoding glycoside hydrolase family 16 protein, translated as MRDDDRPNVPDEETNGSSLQLGRRRLLKMSGVGAMTVLGAGSFGVGSAVVDEGGPQNQADWNLALEDNFDSGTLDSNNWGIGFGWGRETNGSPERIVDENVEIRNNQLHLTGTHDGNDIKAGGVHSRGKQYFGPGSYWEAKIKMPDRVGFLPAFWAKPNDESWPPEIDFVELFQTGDSYGDTHVSHHHIHYSSSGVKGDSSTHEDEPASYDVGEDLSQDFHIYGCQWMEDRVVHYVDGIKVAETTDPTIMTSLNNGAPFYMMLNIHIDRIGTTDRSESWGESMVVDWVRVWEYAPGSGTTDSTQTTTDSTSTTSSTDTEHYIWVRSADGSEATYEFHTTGGEIRIDPNEQSSGESDEWISADGTSAGGSVSGGSLNGDGFYFFGEVNDLAYTGPFEVYIDDQPVDADSLVTGTQTNDTSSGSTSDSTTDTTTDSTTSTDSTSDSTSSTSDSTSSTSDSTSTDSTSDTSGSTTSTEHYVWVRSGDGSEVTYAFEVSGGDISIDPNEQSSGESDEWISADGTIAGGTVSGGSLNGDGFWFRGEIIDLQYTGPLQVYVDDSAVDPQNLVDAGRTGPVNPDNEPEPLPNVITIDGSTSTSPTAYSVSVSDAIQSTDSLESTDSIDGATATGEVDGDQDQYRFSGTVESLTADANLDVTINGTDVNLLVVERSPDSSGTVNYIIETDAELLAAEVGSANVNTADDYQNGKAFGSVSSGADAYWVIGGSVVDVSTFGGSVVTTYDGTETDFTN; from the coding sequence ATGAGAGACGACGATCGTCCGAACGTCCCCGACGAAGAAACGAACGGTAGCTCCCTCCAACTAGGCCGCCGGCGCCTCCTCAAAATGTCCGGTGTCGGTGCAATGACGGTACTCGGTGCAGGAAGTTTCGGTGTGGGTTCCGCTGTAGTCGATGAAGGTGGTCCGCAGAATCAAGCAGATTGGAATCTCGCACTCGAAGACAACTTCGACTCTGGAACGCTCGACTCCAACAACTGGGGTATCGGTTTCGGTTGGGGAAGAGAGACGAACGGGTCGCCTGAGCGGATCGTAGATGAGAACGTCGAAATACGGAACAATCAACTACATCTGACGGGAACCCACGACGGCAACGACATCAAAGCAGGAGGCGTTCACTCACGCGGAAAACAGTACTTTGGTCCGGGAAGCTATTGGGAAGCCAAAATCAAGATGCCCGACCGTGTAGGGTTCCTCCCAGCATTCTGGGCGAAGCCAAACGACGAGTCTTGGCCGCCTGAGATCGACTTCGTCGAACTCTTCCAAACTGGTGACTCTTACGGCGACACCCACGTCTCGCACCACCACATCCACTACTCGTCGTCGGGAGTCAAAGGAGACTCCTCGACACACGAAGACGAGCCCGCGTCGTACGACGTTGGAGAGGACCTCTCACAAGACTTCCACATATACGGCTGCCAGTGGATGGAAGACCGTGTTGTCCACTACGTCGACGGTATCAAAGTCGCAGAGACAACCGACCCGACGATAATGACGTCTCTGAACAACGGAGCACCATTCTATATGATGCTCAACATTCACATCGACCGTATCGGTACTACCGACCGGTCTGAATCGTGGGGCGAATCCATGGTTGTCGATTGGGTCCGTGTGTGGGAGTACGCCCCTGGAAGCGGAACGACCGACAGCACCCAGACGACCACCGATTCGACGAGCACTACCAGTTCGACCGACACCGAACACTACATCTGGGTTCGCTCTGCCGACGGAAGCGAGGCCACCTACGAGTTCCACACGACGGGTGGGGAGATTCGCATCGACCCGAACGAGCAATCCAGCGGTGAGTCCGACGAGTGGATCTCTGCAGACGGTACTTCCGCAGGTGGCTCTGTCAGTGGTGGCTCCCTCAACGGCGACGGATTCTACTTCTTCGGAGAAGTCAACGACCTCGCCTACACCGGGCCCTTCGAAGTCTATATCGACGACCAACCCGTCGACGCTGACTCGCTCGTCACCGGTACGCAAACGAACGACACGTCGAGTGGTTCGACTTCGGACTCGACCACTGATACGACGACCGACAGCACCACCAGTACCGACTCCACGTCGGACTCCACGAGTTCCACGTCCGATTCCACTAGCTCAACGTCGGATTCAACCAGCACTGATTCCACGTCGGATACGTCTGGAAGCACGACGAGTACGGAACACTACGTGTGGGTTCGCTCGGGAGATGGCAGTGAAGTGACCTACGCCTTCGAGGTGAGCGGTGGCGACATCTCGATCGACCCGAACGAGCAATCCAGCGGTGAATCCGACGAATGGATCTCCGCAGACGGAACGATTGCTGGGGGAACCGTCAGCGGTGGCTCACTCAACGGCGACGGCTTCTGGTTCCGTGGAGAAATCATCGACCTGCAGTACACCGGACCACTCCAAGTGTACGTCGACGACAGCGCGGTCGACCCACAGAACCTCGTCGATGCTGGCCGTACTGGCCCGGTGAACCCAGACAACGAACCGGAGCCGCTTCCGAACGTGATCACGATCGATGGGAGCACATCCACGTCGCCCACGGCGTATTCTGTCTCGGTGAGTGACGCCATCCAATCGACCGACTCACTCGAAAGCACCGACTCCATCGACGGAGCAACCGCTACGGGAGAGGTCGACGGCGACCAAGACCAATACCGCTTCAGCGGGACGGTCGAGTCGCTCACTGCTGACGCAAACCTCGACGTCACGATAAACGGAACCGACGTGAATCTGCTCGTCGTGGAGCGTTCGCCAGACAGCAGCGGAACGGTCAACTACATTATCGAGACTGACGCTGAGCTCCTCGCTGCAGAGGTCGGGAGCGCGAACGTGAACACTGCAGACGACTACCAGAACGGGAAGGCATTCGGCTCTGTTAGTTCGGGAGCAGACGCCTACTGGGTAATCGGTGGTAGCGTCGTCGACGTGTCTACCTTCGGTGGCAGCGTCGTAACCACCTACGACGGGACTGAGACCGACTTTACGAACTAA
- a CDS encoding molybdopterin-dependent oxidoreductase, protein MTTPILVRGHEAVPIDREVLADLPRETEKIAISCASGLRHESKWSGFPLGAVLEFADAPPETTHIAVTSADDCHVYVAIRDALSGLLAVEQDGKPLEAPRLVVPDIDGMRSVKDVVAIEAVSLDSGTDPTALERHPKVEDTDS, encoded by the coding sequence ATGACCACGCCGATACTCGTTCGTGGGCACGAAGCAGTGCCGATCGACCGAGAGGTGTTGGCTGACCTCCCACGAGAGACAGAGAAGATAGCTATCTCCTGTGCATCGGGACTCAGACACGAGTCCAAGTGGTCTGGTTTTCCACTGGGTGCGGTCCTCGAATTCGCCGATGCACCCCCCGAGACGACTCACATTGCCGTAACGAGTGCCGATGATTGTCACGTCTACGTCGCCATCCGAGATGCGCTTTCTGGACTCCTTGCAGTCGAACAGGATGGAAAGCCGTTGGAAGCACCTCGGCTGGTCGTCCCAGACATCGATGGGATGCGATCTGTCAAAGACGTCGTTGCAATCGAAGCAGTGAGTCTGGACTCGGGGACAGACCCCACTGCACTCGAACGGCACCCGAAAGTCGAGGACACTGACTCATGA
- the mobA gene encoding molybdenum cofactor guanylyltransferase, translating to MTGISPREVCGVVLAGGDSTRFGDSDKALAQFAGKPLVSHVTSVLHAATGEPPILAARTDDRATMLSDVLPKLPSIPDAPESDSPKLSCYLLLK from the coding sequence ATGACGGGGATTTCACCACGTGAGGTCTGTGGCGTCGTTCTCGCGGGAGGTGACAGTACGCGGTTCGGCGACAGCGACAAAGCACTCGCACAGTTCGCCGGAAAACCACTCGTCTCCCACGTCACGTCGGTTCTCCACGCAGCGACGGGGGAACCGCCGATACTCGCGGCACGGACCGACGACCGGGCAACGATGCTCTCAGACGTACTCCCGAAACTCCCATCGATTCCGGATGCGCCCGAGAGTGACTCTCCCAAGTTGTCGTGCTATCTCTTGCTAAAATAG
- a CDS encoding SLC13 family permease, protein MTNGLHTLALATPTLLQQTPVALPVSIDVVVVLAVVTVALVLFVLQPVSIDTTAIALMVALILLGPWTGVSPEEGVSGFSNPATLTVLAMFILSEGVRQTGVIQILTQKIESFAGDSEFRQLLATVGLAGPSAGFVNNTPIVAVFIPVVTNLAKKTGTSPSKLLIPLSYASMLGGTLTVIGTSTNLLASAIWAQIGPTGEPFSLFEFTQLGAVVLAVGTVYLLTVGRYLTPARITAEGSPTDQFGMADYLTDVVVHEDSDLVGSQVRELRRGDLDLDVFEIVRNGRSIVRGLPSERIHAGDVLSVRASQETLEQVIGDDHLDFLPELLDAAEDGYEPLPEGFVPEHHAWSRPSATPDPNTNDDESTERTEEAEDEVSLMEIVLLPGAWLNRRNGVAGFERDYDATVLAVRRGNEVIRQRLRNVRLQGGDVLLIQTTEDVLDRLQADNKIVVFSDRRWEEFDRTQIPIALGIVAGVVGLAALEVLPIMVSALAGVVAMLFSGILRPADAYEAVDWDVIFLIAGVIPLGIAFEASGTADLIATGIVAGSTVLTPIAMLATFYLGTAIITEMVSNNASVVLMLPIAVEVAGQLDVNAFAFALAVTFAASTPLLSPVGYQTNLMVYGPGGYKFTDFARVGAPLQLILTVVTTAGIVFFWGV, encoded by the coding sequence GTGACGAACGGACTGCACACTCTCGCACTGGCGACGCCAACACTCCTCCAGCAGACCCCGGTAGCGTTGCCAGTCTCGATTGACGTGGTCGTCGTGCTCGCCGTCGTCACCGTCGCGCTCGTCCTGTTCGTCCTCCAGCCAGTCTCGATCGATACGACTGCCATCGCGCTGATGGTCGCGCTCATCCTCCTCGGTCCGTGGACGGGCGTCTCCCCAGAGGAGGGCGTCTCGGGTTTCTCGAACCCCGCGACGCTCACTGTGCTGGCGATGTTCATCCTCAGCGAGGGGGTGAGACAGACCGGCGTCATCCAGATCCTCACACAGAAGATAGAGTCGTTCGCGGGCGACAGTGAATTTCGACAGCTCCTCGCGACGGTCGGACTGGCCGGCCCGTCAGCGGGCTTCGTCAACAACACGCCCATCGTCGCAGTATTCATCCCCGTCGTCACGAACCTCGCCAAGAAGACCGGAACCTCACCGTCGAAGCTGCTGATTCCCCTCTCCTATGCCTCGATGCTCGGCGGGACTCTTACCGTCATCGGGACGTCGACGAACCTGCTCGCGAGCGCCATCTGGGCGCAGATTGGGCCGACCGGTGAGCCGTTCTCGCTGTTCGAGTTCACACAACTGGGGGCCGTCGTACTGGCCGTCGGTACCGTCTATCTGCTGACCGTCGGGCGGTATCTCACACCTGCCCGAATCACCGCCGAAGGGTCCCCCACAGACCAGTTCGGGATGGCTGACTACCTGACCGACGTCGTCGTCCACGAGGACTCCGACCTCGTCGGGTCGCAGGTGCGAGAGCTGCGGCGCGGCGACCTCGACCTAGACGTGTTCGAGATCGTGCGCAACGGCCGCAGCATCGTCCGAGGCCTCCCGAGCGAGCGGATCCACGCCGGAGACGTCCTTTCCGTAAGAGCGAGCCAGGAGACGCTCGAACAGGTCATCGGGGACGACCACCTCGACTTCCTGCCGGAACTCCTCGACGCCGCAGAGGATGGGTACGAACCGCTCCCCGAAGGATTCGTGCCCGAACACCACGCGTGGAGCCGACCGTCGGCGACACCCGACCCGAACACGAACGACGACGAGAGCACGGAGAGAACGGAGGAAGCCGAAGATGAAGTTTCGCTCATGGAGATTGTGTTGCTCCCCGGGGCGTGGTTGAACAGACGGAACGGCGTTGCTGGATTCGAGCGCGACTACGACGCGACCGTGCTTGCCGTCCGCCGGGGGAACGAAGTGATTCGCCAGCGCCTCCGGAACGTGCGTCTGCAGGGCGGTGACGTATTGCTCATCCAGACGACCGAGGACGTTCTGGACCGACTCCAAGCAGACAACAAGATCGTCGTCTTCAGTGACAGACGCTGGGAGGAGTTCGACCGGACACAGATCCCCATCGCACTGGGCATCGTCGCCGGCGTCGTCGGACTGGCCGCCCTCGAGGTCCTCCCCATCATGGTCAGCGCCCTCGCCGGTGTCGTGGCGATGCTCTTCTCCGGTATTCTCCGCCCCGCGGACGCCTATGAGGCCGTCGACTGGGATGTCATCTTCCTGATCGCGGGCGTCATCCCCTTGGGCATCGCATTTGAGGCGTCCGGGACCGCGGATCTGATCGCGACGGGTATCGTAGCCGGGAGTACCGTCCTCACACCGATAGCGATGCTCGCGACGTTTTACCTCGGCACCGCGATCATCACGGAGATGGTGAGCAACAACGCGAGCGTCGTGTTGATGCTTCCAATCGCTGTCGAGGTGGCAGGTCAACTCGACGTCAACGCCTTCGCGTTCGCCCTCGCGGTGACGTTCGCCGCCAGCACGCCGCTACTCAGCCCGGTCGGCTACCAAACGAACCTCATGGTCTATGGACCTGGCGGCTACAAGTTCACCGACTTCGCGCGCGTCGGTGCACCGCTCCAGCTCATCCTGACTGTCGTCACGACGGCCGGCATCGTGTTCTTCTGGGGAGTGTGA